One segment of Sphingobacteriales bacterium DNA contains the following:
- a CDS encoding alpha/beta hydrolase, producing the protein MPVCAQSLPYTQKLYNYKLYSDIPYGTATDYAGESVELKLDIYKPLNDQNCRRPIFIMVHGGSFIGGHKAEGTIPAVCAEMAQRGYVVASINYRLGTHKAASYQPYALCGNGTALDVLPGAKCAYSADSLEFIRGYYRGVQDAKGAVRYMKSRAAMDSTDVNNVYIGGESAGGFIALGVGYMDIESEKPAAAYALAAAPTPDTDLLSCLPSSYDLSRPDLGSVEGMLNTTNPNINSRVQGVANFTGGVIWNLYEGNSKPPVYLYHLTADPVVPCNYNKAYAGFSAAINSINLCQPINGLLPHVYGSCAIADYFESLGTAAPIFIMIL; encoded by the coding sequence ATGCCCGTTTGTGCACAATCGCTGCCTTATACGCAAAAACTCTACAACTATAAACTATACAGCGATATTCCTTATGGCACTGCCACCGATTATGCAGGGGAGTCCGTTGAATTGAAGTTGGATATTTATAAACCCCTCAACGACCAAAATTGCCGCCGCCCGATTTTTATAATGGTGCATGGCGGTTCTTTTATTGGGGGGCATAAAGCGGAGGGTACTATTCCGGCAGTATGTGCAGAAATGGCACAGCGCGGCTATGTAGTTGCGAGCATCAATTACAGACTCGGTACACACAAAGCCGCTTCCTATCAGCCCTACGCTTTATGTGGCAATGGCACTGCTTTAGATGTGTTGCCCGGTGCAAAATGTGCTTATAGTGCCGACAGTTTGGAGTTTATACGCGGCTATTATCGCGGTGTACAAGATGCAAAAGGTGCAGTACGTTATATGAAAAGCCGTGCTGCGATGGACTCCACCGATGTCAATAATGTGTATATCGGCGGCGAAAGTGCCGGTGGTTTTATTGCTTTGGGCGTAGGATACATGGATATAGAAAGCGAAAAACCTGCCGCAGCTTATGCTCTTGCCGCCGCCCCCACACCCGACACCGATTTGTTGTCTTGTCTGCCGTCTTCTTACGATTTGTCGCGCCCCGATTTGGGCAGTGTGGAAGGAATGCTCAACACCACAAACCCCAATATCAACAGCCGTGTGCAGGGGGTGGCTAATTTTACGGGTGGTGTGATATGGAATTTGTACGAAGGCAACAGCAAGCCGCCTGTTTATTTGTATCATTTAACAGCCGACCCCGTCGTTCCCTGCAATTATAATAAAGCTTATGCCGGATTTTCTGCCGCTATTAATTCTATTAATTTATGCCAGCCTATCAATGGATTACTACCGCATGTGTATGGTTCTTGTGCCATTGCAGATTATTTTGAATCGCTGGGTACGGCAGCACCTATTTTTATAATGATATTGTAA
- the dut gene encoding dUTP diphosphatase, producing MQISIVNTSPHPLPQYQTEGSAGMDLTAFLQEPLLLQPLGRALVPTGLFIALPQGLEAQIRPRSGLALKKGITLLNSPGTIDSDYRGEIKVLLINLSQDAVLIQDGERIAQMVIHRYECIQWHTVEVLENTQRGAGGFGHTGV from the coding sequence ATGCAAATATCCATCGTCAATACTTCGCCCCACCCGCTGCCCCAATACCAAACCGAAGGTTCGGCAGGTATGGATTTAACGGCTTTTTTGCAGGAGCCGCTCCTGCTGCAACCTTTGGGGCGAGCCTTAGTGCCCACGGGTTTGTTTATTGCTTTGCCGCAGGGTTTAGAGGCTCAAATTCGCCCGCGCAGTGGTTTGGCTCTCAAAAAAGGTATCACATTGCTCAATAGTCCGGGTACTATTGATAGCGACTATCGCGGCGAAATAAAAGTACTGCTCATTAATTTGTCGCAAGATGCTGTGCTTATTCAAGATGGGGAGCGCATTGCGCAAATGGTAATACACCGCTACGAGTGCATACAATGGCATACAGTGGAAGTGTTGGAAAATACACAGCGCGGAGCAGGGGGATTTGGGCACACGGGCGTATAG
- the bioB gene encoding biotin synthase BioB — MHTPLRHDWTFQELYDVYQLPLLELIFQAAQAHRRYFNPREVQVSSLLSIKTGGCPEDCAYCPQAARYHTNIKTHRLLEVDEVVQKAQEAKAGGASRFCLGAAWREVRDNRDFDRVLGMVQGVNALGMEVCCTLGMLTEQQAQRLKEAGLYAYNHNLDSSEEFYGEIISTRSYQDRLNTLAHVRKAKLSVCSGGIIGMGESATDRVQMIMTLANQPQHPESVPVNALVSVEGTPLENRHRVAIWDMLRTIATAKLAMPASMVRLSAGRMDMSATEQALCFMAGANSIFAGDKLLTTPNPDFNDDQALFETLGLLPMQPFTHQQTQSEKAQTPDIV; from the coding sequence ATGCATACACCCCTTCGTCACGACTGGACCTTTCAGGAACTCTACGATGTATATCAACTGCCCCTGCTCGAACTCATCTTTCAGGCAGCACAAGCCCACCGCCGCTATTTCAACCCGCGCGAGGTGCAGGTGTCTTCGCTGCTATCCATCAAAACCGGCGGCTGCCCCGAAGACTGCGCCTACTGCCCGCAAGCCGCCCGCTACCACACCAACATAAAAACACACCGCCTGCTGGAAGTGGACGAAGTTGTGCAAAAAGCACAGGAAGCCAAAGCGGGCGGTGCTTCGCGTTTTTGTTTGGGGGCAGCGTGGCGCGAAGTGCGCGACAACCGCGATTTTGACCGTGTGCTGGGAATGGTGCAGGGCGTAAATGCACTCGGTATGGAGGTATGCTGCACACTCGGTATGCTCACCGAACAGCAAGCCCAACGCCTCAAAGAAGCCGGCTTATACGCCTACAACCACAATTTGGACAGCTCCGAAGAATTTTATGGCGAAATCATCTCTACCCGCAGCTACCAAGACCGCCTCAATACCCTCGCCCATGTGCGCAAAGCCAAACTCAGCGTGTGCAGTGGCGGCATTATAGGTATGGGCGAAAGTGCCACCGACCGCGTGCAAATGATAATGACCCTCGCCAACCAGCCCCAACACCCCGAATCCGTACCCGTCAATGCTTTGGTGAGCGTAGAAGGCACTCCCCTCGAAAACCGCCACCGCGTAGCAATATGGGATATGTTGCGCACTATTGCCACCGCAAAATTGGCGATGCCCGCATCTATGGTGCGCCTGTCGGCAGGGCGTATGGATATGAGTGCCACCGAGCAAGCCCTTTGTTTTATGGCAGGAGCCAACTCTATTTTTGCAGGCGACAAACTCCTCACCACCCCCAACCCCGATTTCAACGACGACCAAGCCCTTTTTGAAACTTTGGGGCTGCTGCCGATGCAGCCTTTTACACACCAGCAAACACAAAGCGAAAAAGCACAAACGCCGGATATAGTGTGA
- a CDS encoding T9SS type A sorting domain-containing protein, whose product MITDVINLVNKPSHYIENVPLHIANMSNFFAPFIVTNGNGGVSANCEVGLLPDYINTVAISVQPNPCSGTFYFQLPQFHTQVRCQLLDINGGVLDLIVPETTADTQQYRVMLPNNRSAGIYLLKILADNQNYYAKIAVNN is encoded by the coding sequence ATGATTACCGATGTTATTAATTTAGTGAATAAACCTTCTCATTATATAGAAAATGTTCCTTTGCACATTGCCAATATGAGCAATTTTTTTGCTCCGTTTATTGTAACCAACGGCAATGGCGGCGTTTCTGCCAATTGCGAAGTGGGATTATTGCCTGATTACATCAATACGGTGGCAATTTCGGTGCAACCCAATCCTTGCAGCGGTACTTTTTATTTCCAATTGCCTCAATTTCATACACAGGTGCGTTGCCAATTATTGGATATAAACGGTGGTGTACTTGATTTGATTGTACCTGAAACGACTGCCGACACTCAGCAATACCGCGTAATGCTGCCGAATAATCGGAGTGCGGGCATTTATTTATTGAAAATATTAGCAGATAATCAAAATTATTATGCTAAAATTGCAGTAAATAATTAA
- a CDS encoding MBL fold metallo-hydrolase, with protein sequence MHITFYGATREVTGSKHLLTLNNGMRILLDCGLFQGSGNDVEEHNRHFGFNPREIDMVVLSHAHIDHCGLLPKLVKEGFQGPIFCTPATYDLAEVLLLDSAHIQESDIKYINNKRKLKGLPPIQPIYTIEDAEDCMQYFHVVPYNKKTSIAEGVELTFNDNGHILGSAAVSLRIKDGNQYRRIGFTGDIGRYTNRILKSPQPFPQCDYLIAESTYGNRLHDKPPRAKEKLLQAVLYTCVEKKGKLIIPAFSVGRTQEVVNILNDLHEDGKLPRVRVYVDSPLAFDATEIFRRHPDAYNDAFRERMKHDNDPFGFAGLTYTRSEEESKRLNSIDDPCIIISASGMIEGGRVKHHVKNSIGNPRNTILMVGFSAKGSLGGQLAAGAKEVRIFGEYYPVVADVQILNAFSAHGDYEEMIKYLSCQNPQVVQQLFLVHGEEESMQAYQGHLEEAGFRNITAPQYRQTVELGGKPKRAVRKKKS encoded by the coding sequence ATGCACATTACTTTTTATGGAGCCACACGCGAAGTAACCGGCAGCAAACATTTATTAACCCTCAACAATGGTATGCGTATTTTGCTCGACTGCGGATTGTTTCAGGGTAGCGGCAATGATGTAGAAGAACACAACCGACACTTCGGCTTCAACCCGCGCGAAATTGATATGGTGGTGCTGTCTCACGCCCATATTGACCATTGCGGGCTGTTGCCAAAATTAGTGAAAGAGGGTTTTCAGGGTCCTATTTTTTGCACCCCCGCCACCTACGACCTCGCCGAAGTGTTGCTTTTGGATAGTGCGCATATTCAGGAAAGCGATATAAAATATATCAACAATAAACGCAAGCTCAAAGGTTTGCCACCTATACAACCCATCTATACCATAGAAGATGCCGAAGATTGTATGCAGTATTTTCACGTCGTTCCTTACAACAAAAAAACCAGCATCGCCGAAGGAGTAGAGCTTACTTTTAACGACAACGGACATATTTTGGGCAGTGCCGCCGTTAGTTTGCGTATCAAAGATGGCAACCAATATCGCCGCATCGGATTTACGGGCGACATCGGTCGCTACACCAACCGTATCCTAAAATCGCCGCAACCTTTTCCGCAATGCGACTATCTCATTGCCGAAAGCACCTACGGCAATCGCCTCCACGACAAGCCGCCGCGTGCCAAAGAAAAACTCCTCCAAGCCGTTCTTTATACTTGTGTGGAAAAAAAAGGAAAACTCATCATTCCGGCGTTTAGCGTAGGGCGCACCCAAGAAGTGGTGAATATTTTAAACGACCTCCACGAAGACGGTAAGCTGCCGCGTGTGCGGGTATATGTGGACAGCCCCCTGGCGTTTGATGCCACCGAAATATTTCGCCGCCACCCCGATGCCTACAACGATGCCTTCCGCGAGCGTATGAAACACGACAATGACCCCTTCGGTTTCGCCGGACTTACCTACACTCGCAGCGAAGAAGAATCCAAACGCCTCAACAGCATCGACGACCCCTGCATCATTATTTCTGCTTCGGGTATGATAGAGGGCGGGCGCGTAAAACACCACGTTAAAAACAGCATCGGCAACCCCCGCAATACGATTTTAATGGTAGGGTTCAGTGCCAAAGGTAGTTTGGGCGGGCAGTTGGCTGCCGGAGCAAAAGAAGTGCGCATTTTCGGCGAATATTATCCGGTAGTAGCCGATGTGCAAATACTCAATGCTTTCAGCGCACACGGCGATTACGAGGAGATGATAAAATATTTGTCGTGCCAAAATCCGCAGGTAGTACAACAACTATTTTTGGTACACGGCGAAGAAGAATCCATGCAAGCCTATCAGGGGCATTTGGAAGAGGCGGGTTTTCGGAATATCACAGCACCACAATATCGCCAAACCGTAGAGTTAGGCGGCAAACCCAAAAGAGCCGTCAGAAAGAAAAAATCCTGA
- a CDS encoding ATP-binding protein: MRILKFNFENKALDWRLEEITLNRITLLVGASGVGKTQILHCLTDLKDIVEGASINGVSWDITFETLENVRYIWQGSFENRQISAELGNDNSGLIDYKSKIIFEKVYCNDKLIVDRTTDTIIFNDKLTPKLSPQKSIIHLLQEENSIQAAYHSIRKIKIIDNSNAQEHTNLRFNVLGVSRLEESYNTLKKIRESELQTILKLYLLQQADKKTFNLIQTRFFYIFPQVEDIRVATPDTQDSSIRGLKDFLFIQIKEKGVQHWIHDNRISSGMIKTLIQLSELYVCAEGTVFLIDEFENSLGINCINEITQDILVSKRKLQFVLTSHHPYIIDAIGYQNWKLVTRNGNIIRAQNVDKFRIGQSKHSAFMQLIQLEEYQTGQEL, from the coding sequence ATGCGTATTTTAAAATTTAATTTTGAAAATAAAGCATTAGACTGGCGTTTGGAAGAGATTACTCTCAACAGGATTACACTCTTAGTGGGTGCTTCTGGGGTAGGAAAAACACAGATATTGCACTGTTTGACGGATTTAAAAGATATTGTTGAAGGAGCTTCTATAAATGGAGTTTCTTGGGATATAACATTTGAAACTTTAGAGAATGTAAGATATATTTGGCAAGGCAGCTTTGAAAACAGACAGATAAGTGCAGAACTTGGAAATGATAATAGCGGTCTTATTGATTATAAATCAAAAATTATATTTGAAAAAGTTTATTGTAATGATAAATTGATAGTAGATAGAACAACAGATACCATTATATTTAATGATAAACTCACACCAAAACTTTCCCCGCAAAAAAGTATCATTCATTTGTTACAAGAAGAAAACAGCATACAGGCAGCTTATCATAGTATTAGAAAAATAAAAATTATAGATAATTCCAATGCTCAGGAACATACCAACTTGCGCTTTAATGTTTTAGGGGTGAGTAGATTGGAAGAATCATATAATACTTTAAAAAAAATTCGTGAAAGCGAATTACAAACAATCCTTAAACTATATCTTTTACAACAGGCGGATAAAAAGACTTTTAATCTGATACAAACACGTTTTTTTTATATTTTTCCGCAGGTAGAAGATATAAGAGTTGCTACACCAGACACACAGGATAGCTCAATTCGCGGATTAAAAGATTTCTTGTTTATACAAATCAAAGAAAAAGGTGTGCAACACTGGATACACGACAACCGTATTTCGTCGGGTATGATTAAAACCCTAATTCAATTAAGTGAATTGTATGTGTGTGCTGAAGGAACAGTATTTTTAATAGACGAATTTGAAAACAGTTTGGGTATTAATTGTATCAATGAAATTACACAGGATATTTTAGTATCTAAACGAAAATTGCAATTTGTACTCACCAGTCATCATCCTTATATTATTGATGCTATCGGTTATCAAAATTGGAAATTAGTGACCCGCAACGGCAATATCATCAGAGCACAAAATGTGGATAAATTTCGCATCGGTCAGTCAAAACACAGTGCTTTTATGCAACTTATTCAATTAGAAGAATACCAAACAGGACAGGAGCTATGA
- a CDS encoding T9SS type A sorting domain-containing protein codes for MKWVNYLLLFFFVSIYASAQDCESQYLVTVTAQDNICNGAAAGKATIASSGCQCMFSGCVFQWSDGTAFHTAENLKAGTYTATVIHPDGCTITREVVITEPEPFMNEPQITAVKCENKGSIVAKPKEMAGEVNYYWSTGDTLAEIDGLDTGSYWVVASNFLGCVKIDTMVIQNESTALSVSSTQITNTCQESENGAATIAVSGGTAPYNFEWNGKPELNTETADHLAVGSYNVKVSDADKCVGETTVVINALNQDINAQVAADTICAGEHVLMIASSGQNYHWSPVEGLNNANVANPVASPEMSTTYTVSATDANGCINTATLAVEVEVCAGEADLNNNPTLWTISPNPAYHQIRLAISEAQLSAIQQMYIVDMQGTIVEVFNNTLLNNNQLDIAMLEAGLYLLHIQENNGQTHLLKFNKL; via the coding sequence ATGAAATGGGTTAACTACTTACTTTTATTCTTTTTTGTTTCTATATATGCTTCCGCACAAGATTGCGAAAGCCAGTATTTGGTAACTGTTACTGCACAAGATAATATTTGCAATGGTGCAGCAGCAGGTAAGGCTACTATTGCGAGCAGTGGCTGCCAGTGTATGTTTAGCGGCTGTGTATTTCAATGGAGCGATGGTACGGCTTTTCATACCGCCGAAAACCTGAAAGCCGGCACTTACACCGCTACCGTCATACACCCCGATGGTTGTACTATTACGCGCGAAGTGGTTATTACCGAGCCTGAGCCTTTTATGAACGAGCCGCAGATTACAGCTGTAAAATGTGAAAACAAAGGAAGTATTGTTGCCAAACCCAAAGAAATGGCGGGCGAGGTGAACTATTACTGGAGTACAGGCGATACTTTGGCAGAGATTGACGGCTTAGATACCGGTTCTTATTGGGTAGTCGCCAGCAATTTTTTGGGCTGTGTAAAAATAGATACAATGGTCATTCAGAACGAAAGCACTGCTTTATCTGTAAGTTCTACCCAAATCACCAACACTTGTCAGGAATCCGAAAACGGTGCTGCTACCATAGCAGTAAGCGGCGGCACTGCTCCTTATAATTTTGAGTGGAACGGCAAACCCGAATTAAATACCGAAACTGCCGACCATCTGGCAGTAGGCAGCTACAACGTAAAAGTAAGCGATGCCGATAAATGTGTGGGTGAAACAACCGTTGTTATCAATGCTTTAAATCAAGATATCAATGCACAAGTTGCTGCCGATACGATATGTGCAGGAGAACACGTTTTGATGATTGCTTCCAGCGGACAGAATTATCATTGGTCGCCTGTTGAGGGTTTGAATAATGCCAATGTTGCCAATCCGGTGGCAAGCCCCGAAATGAGTACAACTTATACAGTAAGTGCCACCGATGCCAATGGTTGCATCAATACTGCCACACTTGCCGTTGAGGTAGAAGTATGCGCCGGCGAAGCCGATTTAAACAACAACCCTACCCTTTGGACCATATCGCCCAATCCTGCCTACCACCAAATTCGTTTGGCAATATCGGAGGCTCAATTATCAGCCATTCAACAAATGTACATTGTAGATATGCAGGGCACAATTGTAGAAGTGTTTAATAATACCCTTCTCAACAACAATCAGTTGGATATTGCTATGTTGGAAGCAGGGCTGTATTTGTTGCATATTCAAGAAAACAACGGACAAACCCACCTATTAAAATTCAATAAGTTATAG
- a CDS encoding FAD-dependent oxidoreductase codes for MGGGLAGLTAAIHLQNEGWNIKLVEAEDRVGGRIKTDEVNGFLLDRGFQVLLSSYPEAQDILDYEDLGLGLFYPGALVQYQGKLYRLADPFREPLDSFNSLFNPLSNIGDKVKILALRNRVRRFSIEKIFQQPETTTAELLASWNFSDRFTRTFFRPFMGGIFLENELRTTSRAFEFVFKMFSSGYATLPKNGMEAIPKQLAKKLKEDTFLLNTRVKSVENGAVTLANGETLTTRLVLLATDAPAAARLLKGKGDISNAVNGVKCLYFSADSSPVKEPVLVLNAAVQRSSLVNNLCVPNLIQSSYAPVGKYLISITILKPFSGSEADLTEAVREELRDWFGEAACEWEFLRCYDIPAALPFQKTVSYPHKYDIKPFADGIYICGDYCHDASINGALRSGRITADAIAWDLSLHSKA; via the coding sequence GTGGGCGGCGGCTTGGCAGGACTTACGGCAGCGATTCATTTGCAAAATGAAGGTTGGAATATCAAATTAGTAGAGGCTGAAGACAGGGTAGGGGGGCGTATCAAAACAGATGAGGTGAATGGTTTTTTATTGGACAGAGGTTTTCAGGTATTGTTGAGTTCTTATCCCGAAGCGCAGGATATTTTAGATTATGAAGATTTGGGCTTAGGGTTGTTTTATCCGGGAGCTTTGGTGCAATATCAGGGAAAATTATATCGTTTGGCAGACCCTTTCCGCGAGCCTTTGGATTCTTTCAATTCCTTGTTTAACCCACTTTCCAATATCGGCGATAAAGTAAAAATTTTGGCGTTGCGCAACCGTGTGCGTCGTTTTTCCATAGAAAAGATTTTCCAGCAACCCGAAACAACAACAGCCGAATTATTGGCTTCGTGGAATTTTTCTGACCGCTTTACTCGCACTTTTTTTCGCCCTTTTATGGGGGGCATATTTTTAGAAAACGAATTGCGCACCACCAGCCGCGCTTTTGAGTTTGTTTTTAAAATGTTTTCTTCGGGCTATGCCACTTTGCCTAAAAATGGCATGGAGGCAATTCCTAAACAATTAGCCAAAAAACTTAAAGAAGATACTTTTTTGCTCAATACTCGTGTAAAATCGGTAGAAAACGGAGCAGTAACACTGGCAAATGGCGAAACTCTCACTACACGTTTGGTATTGTTGGCAACTGATGCACCTGCGGCGGCACGTTTATTGAAAGGGAAAGGGGATATTTCAAACGCTGTAAATGGTGTAAAATGCTTATATTTTTCCGCCGACAGCAGTCCTGTTAAAGAGCCGGTACTGGTACTCAATGCGGCGGTTCAGCGCAGTTCTTTGGTAAATAATTTGTGTGTTCCGAATTTAATACAATCTTCGTATGCGCCTGTCGGAAAATATTTAATTTCGATAACGATACTCAAACCTTTCTCCGGCAGCGAAGCTGATTTGACCGAGGCGGTTCGCGAAGAATTAAGGGATTGGTTTGGCGAAGCAGCCTGCGAATGGGAGTTTTTGCGCTGCTACGATATTCCGGCGGCTTTGCCTTTTCAGAAAACGGTGAGTTATCCGCACAAATACGACATCAAACCCTTTGCCGATGGTATTTATATTTGCGGCGATTATTGTCACGATGCCTCTATTAATGGTGCATTGCGCTCCGGCAGAATTACTGCTGATGCCATAGCTTGGGATTTGTCGTTGCATAGCAAAGCATAA
- the thrA gene encoding bifunctional aspartate kinase/homoserine dehydrogenase I: MIVLKFGGTSVGSVAAIETLKNIVADTLRHHNNAVVVVSAMSGITDLLINSGKAAENGDKAFETNLLQLRLRHEEVINMLLHKQAAAAHDFLNEQLQLLHDLLNGVLLLKEMSARTLDCIASFGEVISSKIVTLYMQEHFSSVAHVDARQLIRTDKNFTAARVDFAVTDMLLRQAISPQTHLYVMGGFVAATAEGVTTTLGRGGSDYTAAIVAAALDADLLEIWTDVNGVLTADPRKVKKALTLPQMTYEEAAEMSHFGAKVIYPPTIQPAMRKNIPIRIANTFNATHAGTLITRRSHDTAPVKCISSISNVALVNIQGTGMIGVSGVAARIFKTMALQEVNIILITQASSEHSITFAINPQDAAKAQQALQEEFDYELKNNLLNEINIEQDMCVVALIGFNMRRSIGVSGKMFGALGKNGVNIRAIAQGSSEMNISVVVDKAEERKALNTLHDAFFLSDITALNLFLVGGTGLIGSTLIRQIQQHAAFLKEKQQFEIKLVGVANSRTQYINEEGVDLNEYQGVLEQKGEKHDLAAFIHEMIALNLPNSIFIDSTASPEVIAFYDDILKESISLITPNKLANSGKWQDYENLHAIARKFGVQFLYETNVGAGLPVISTLKGLLNSGDEVLKIEAVLSGSMSFVFNNFKDEIKFSDIVKEAQVRGYTEPDPREDLSGADVARKVLILAREMGLPLEIGDIVIENILPQSCIAAPHVEAFFRALENNENHFEQLKQQAQQNNKVLRFIAEIDPQGARIALRGVAADSPFYALSGSDNMIVFTTARYKERPLVVKGPGAGAEVTAAGVLAEIVSVGNYLS, encoded by the coding sequence ATGATAGTTCTCAAATTTGGAGGTACTTCGGTAGGCAGCGTTGCCGCCATCGAAACGCTTAAAAATATCGTTGCCGACACCCTGCGCCATCACAACAACGCCGTAGTGGTGGTATCGGCGATGAGTGGCATTACCGACTTGCTCATCAACTCCGGCAAAGCCGCCGAAAACGGCGACAAAGCATTTGAAACCAACCTCCTCCAGTTGCGCCTACGCCACGAAGAGGTGATTAATATGCTGCTGCACAAGCAAGCTGCTGCCGCCCACGATTTTCTCAACGAACAATTGCAACTCCTCCACGACTTGCTCAATGGGGTGCTTTTGCTCAAAGAAATGTCGGCACGCACATTGGATTGTATTGCTTCTTTCGGCGAAGTGATTTCTTCCAAAATCGTCACTTTGTATATGCAGGAGCATTTTTCTTCGGTGGCGCATGTAGATGCCCGACAGCTCATTCGCACCGACAAAAACTTTACCGCCGCCCGCGTAGATTTTGCCGTTACCGATATGCTCCTCCGGCAAGCGATAAGCCCGCAAACGCATTTGTATGTGATGGGGGGCTTTGTGGCTGCTACTGCCGAGGGCGTAACCACCACGCTGGGGCGCGGTGGCAGTGATTATACCGCCGCTATTGTAGCCGCCGCCCTCGATGCCGATTTGCTCGAAATATGGACAGACGTAAACGGCGTGCTCACCGCCGACCCGCGCAAAGTGAAAAAAGCCCTCACGCTGCCGCAAATGACCTACGAAGAAGCCGCCGAAATGTCGCATTTCGGTGCAAAGGTGATCTATCCGCCTACCATTCAGCCGGCTATGCGCAAAAATATCCCCATTCGCATTGCCAATACTTTTAACGCCACCCATGCAGGCACGCTCATCACACGCCGCAGCCACGATACGGCTCCGGTAAAATGTATCAGCTCTATCAGCAATGTGGCTTTGGTGAATATTCAGGGTACGGGTATGATAGGTGTAAGCGGTGTGGCAGCGCGTATTTTTAAAACGATGGCTTTGCAGGAAGTCAATATCATCCTTATCACACAGGCATCATCAGAACATTCCATTACTTTTGCCATCAACCCGCAAGATGCTGCCAAAGCCCAGCAAGCCCTTCAGGAAGAATTTGATTACGAACTCAAAAACAACTTGCTCAACGAAATTAACATAGAGCAGGATATGTGCGTGGTGGCGTTGATAGGCTTCAATATGCGCCGCAGCATCGGCGTAAGCGGAAAAATGTTTGGTGCTTTGGGCAAAAATGGTGTAAATATTCGCGCTATTGCGCAGGGGTCTTCGGAAATGAATATATCGGTGGTGGTGGACAAAGCCGAAGAGCGCAAAGCCCTGAACACGCTCCACGATGCTTTTTTCTTGTCGGATATTACGGCTCTGAATTTGTTTTTGGTAGGCGGCACGGGCTTAATCGGCTCTACACTTATTCGGCAAATTCAACAACACGCCGCTTTTTTGAAAGAAAAACAACAATTTGAAATAAAATTGGTGGGTGTAGCCAACAGCCGCACCCAATATATCAACGAAGAAGGTGTGGACTTAAACGAGTATCAGGGAGTATTGGAGCAAAAAGGAGAAAAACACGATTTGGCTGCTTTTATACACGAAATGATTGCGCTGAATTTGCCCAACAGCATTTTTATCGACAGCACCGCCAGCCCCGAAGTCATCGCTTTTTATGATGATATTCTCAAAGAAAGCATTTCGCTCATTACGCCCAACAAACTCGCCAACAGCGGCAAATGGCAGGATTACGAAAATCTGCACGCCATCGCCCGTAAGTTTGGCGTACAATTTTTGTACGAAACCAATGTAGGAGCGGGCTTGCCGGTTATTTCTACGCTCAAAGGCTTGCTCAACAGTGGCGATGAAGTGCTGAAAATAGAAGCGGTGCTGTCGGGGTCAATGTCGTTTGTGTTTAATAATTTTAAAGATGAAATAAAATTCAGCGATATAGTAAAAGAGGCGCAGGTGCGCGGCTACACCGAACCCGACCCGCGCGAAGATTTAAGCGGGGCTGATGTGGCGCGCAAAGTGCTGATTTTGGCACGCGAAATGGGCTTGCCACTGGAAATCGGCGATATTGTCATTGAAAATATTCTGCCTCAAAGTTGTATTGCCGCCCCGCATGTAGAAGCTTTTTTCAGGGCTTTGGAAAACAACGAAAATCATTTTGAACAACTGAAACAACAAGCGCAGCAGAATAATAAAGTGCTGCGTTTTATTGCCGAAATAGACCCCCAAGGGGCGCGTATCGCTTTGCGCGGTGTGGCTGCCGACAGTCCTTTTTACGCACTTTCGGGCAGCGACAATATGATAGTATTTACAACCGCCCGCTACAAAGAACGACCTTTGGTAGTAAAAGGTCCCGGAGCCGGAGCCGAAGTAACCGCCGCCGGCGTATTGGCAGAAATTGTGAGCGTGGGCAATTATTTGAGTTAA